One genomic window of Nocardioides daphniae includes the following:
- a CDS encoding sec-independent translocase: MFGMGLTELAVIALVAVMVFGPDRLPELAKQAGQMVKKGRQMANAARDELREELGPEYADLQLRDLDPRALVRKHISEVLAEDDDEVVAAPAGAARLSEGEKPPFDADAT; encoded by the coding sequence ATGTTCGGAATGGGGCTGACGGAGCTGGCCGTCATCGCACTGGTCGCTGTGATGGTCTTCGGCCCTGATCGCTTGCCCGAGCTGGCCAAGCAAGCGGGCCAGATGGTCAAGAAGGGCCGCCAGATGGCGAACGCCGCGCGCGACGAGCTCCGCGAGGAGCTGGGCCCGGAGTACGCCGACCTGCAGCTCCGCGACCTCGACCCGCGGGCACTGGTGCGCAAGCACATCTCCGAGGTCCTGGCCGAGGACGACGACGAGGTCGTCGCGGCCCCGGCGGGCGCTGCCCGTCTGTCGGAGGGCGAGAAGCCGCCCTTCGACGCGGACGCCACCTGA
- a CDS encoding magnesium transporter MgtE N-terminal domain-containing protein gives MSSSPSRVFAARLVGLPVFDPRGDQVGKVRDVVVALRSEVSQPRVLGLVAEVFGRRRIFVPMTRVTAIEGGQVHTTGLLNMRRFELRQAETLVIGQMLDRRVTIRPTGVSGTVYDIGLEQARNRDWVVSRVAIQEPGKGLRRRGQTHIVEWRDVEGLTRREDTQGATHLLAALRDLRPADAAAVIHDLPTERRTAVVAGLNDERLADVLEELPDEDQVEILQLLDTERAADVLTEMSPDDAADLIADLSPETAATLLAAMEPDEAEDVRRLMSYADQTAGAMMTPEPVILSPDATVADALAHVRNPDLTPSLAALVYICRQPLETPTGRLLGAAHIQRLLREPPSTLVAAALDESMDPLRPDATIDQVAAHLATYNLVAAPVVDEEGRLLGAVTVDDLLDHMLPDGWRDHAPRRAGGAS, from the coding sequence GTGAGCAGCTCCCCCAGCCGTGTCTTCGCGGCGCGTCTCGTCGGCCTGCCTGTGTTCGACCCCCGTGGCGACCAGGTGGGCAAGGTGCGTGACGTCGTCGTGGCGCTGCGGTCGGAGGTATCCCAGCCCCGCGTGCTGGGGCTGGTGGCGGAGGTCTTCGGCCGGCGTCGGATCTTCGTGCCCATGACCCGGGTGACGGCGATCGAGGGTGGCCAGGTGCACACCACCGGCCTGCTCAACATGCGCCGCTTCGAGCTGCGCCAGGCCGAGACCCTGGTGATCGGCCAGATGCTCGACCGCCGCGTCACCATCCGGCCCACCGGCGTCTCCGGCACCGTCTACGACATCGGCCTCGAGCAGGCCCGCAACCGCGACTGGGTGGTCTCCCGCGTCGCCATCCAGGAGCCGGGCAAGGGGCTGCGGCGTCGCGGCCAGACCCACATCGTCGAGTGGCGCGACGTCGAGGGCCTCACCCGTCGCGAGGACACCCAGGGGGCGACCCACCTGCTGGCCGCGCTGCGCGACCTGCGCCCGGCGGACGCCGCCGCGGTGATCCACGACCTGCCCACGGAGCGGCGTACCGCCGTCGTCGCCGGCCTCAACGACGAGCGTCTGGCCGACGTCCTGGAGGAGCTCCCCGACGAGGACCAGGTCGAGATCCTCCAGCTGCTCGACACCGAGCGTGCCGCCGACGTCCTCACCGAGATGTCGCCCGACGACGCGGCCGACCTGATCGCCGACCTCAGCCCCGAGACCGCCGCGACCCTGCTGGCGGCGATGGAGCCCGACGAGGCCGAGGACGTGCGGCGACTGATGTCGTACGCCGACCAGACCGCGGGCGCCATGATGACCCCCGAGCCGGTCATCCTCTCCCCCGACGCCACCGTCGCCGACGCGCTGGCGCACGTGCGCAACCCCGACCTCACCCCGTCGCTGGCCGCGCTGGTCTACATCTGCCGCCAACCCCTGGAGACGCCCACGGGCCGCCTGCTCGGCGCCGCGCACATCCAGCGCCTGCTGCGCGAGCCACCGTCGACCCTGGTCGCGGCCGCCCTCGACGAGTCGATGGACCCGCTGCGGCCCGACGCCACCATCGACCAGGTGGCGGCCCACCTTGCCACCTACAACCTCGTCGCGGCCCCGGTCGTCGACGAGGAAGGCCGCCTGCTGGGTGCCGTCACGGTCGACGACCTGCTCGACCACATGCTCCCCGACGGATGGCGTGACCACGCCCCGCGTCGCGCTGGAGGTGCCTCGTGA
- a CDS encoding endonuclease/exonuclease/phosphatase family protein, whose product MVRHLSRPRTWLLLAVALLLVGTVALVPRGNADQPTAELSSGAPTVQPPGTTSFRISSFNLLGAGHTDGKKPKRKGWANSAQRLKWTRQILDQQNVDVVGFQEMHASQVQQWPVNNPDFASWPLHKFSHAVGHNTISWRTSVFRMVKAKTIMVPYFNGVEQRMPYVLLEHIASGQRMWLYNVHTPANIGGNHQKWRDIGFQRAIELANKLRAEDPSIPVFMTGDMNDREKFFCPTAAQTDLVAANGGYASGSICTPPKPTQIDWIMGSAPVTFTDYAAVRTPLVRKTTDHPVIVATANAPSMAVQQSSIQRVVVVTAEGLRASTGSQLATKGEMPQLAAMRDSGSHTFNARTAVESAAPLPNLVSMLSGRPVAKSSAGHGVTRNKLSGTVHRAAGTYVPTVFDRVHDSGRRTAVFASSSVVAPIRTSYDAKNGALDPYGKNNGRRKIDGWTIAGSDHKAAKAFRDASKPAAYTHIHLSGPRAAGEKYGFGSARYRRALKQLDRNLALVRRTVNTHPAYRGRTMLVVTATGGGDKRSGTDRLAPHTYKVPLFVTGPGIPAGQSLYTMNPEWLWPAGDRVGYTRRPITTGVVANLSLAALRLPALSGSTLNRAQNFNVLQLPTTAPGTTPTPAPAKGR is encoded by the coding sequence ATGGTTCGACACCTCTCCCGCCCGCGTACGTGGCTCCTGCTCGCCGTCGCCCTGCTGCTCGTCGGCACGGTCGCCCTCGTGCCGCGCGGCAACGCCGACCAGCCCACCGCCGAGCTGAGCAGCGGCGCCCCGACGGTGCAGCCGCCCGGGACGACCTCGTTCCGGATCTCGTCGTTCAACCTGCTGGGCGCGGGCCACACCGACGGCAAGAAGCCGAAGCGCAAGGGCTGGGCCAACTCGGCGCAGCGGCTGAAGTGGACCCGGCAGATCCTCGACCAGCAGAACGTCGACGTCGTGGGCTTCCAGGAGATGCACGCCAGCCAGGTGCAGCAGTGGCCGGTCAACAACCCCGACTTCGCGTCGTGGCCGCTGCACAAGTTCTCCCACGCCGTGGGGCACAACACCATCTCGTGGCGCACCAGCGTCTTCCGGATGGTCAAGGCGAAGACCATCATGGTTCCGTACTTCAACGGCGTCGAGCAGCGCATGCCCTACGTCCTGCTCGAGCACATCGCCAGCGGGCAGCGGATGTGGCTCTACAACGTGCACACGCCGGCCAACATCGGCGGCAACCACCAGAAGTGGCGCGACATCGGCTTCCAGCGCGCCATCGAGCTGGCCAACAAGCTCCGCGCCGAGGACCCCTCGATCCCGGTCTTCATGACCGGCGACATGAACGACCGCGAGAAGTTCTTCTGCCCCACCGCGGCCCAGACCGACCTCGTCGCGGCCAACGGTGGCTACGCCTCGGGGTCGATCTGCACCCCGCCGAAGCCCACCCAGATCGACTGGATCATGGGCAGTGCGCCGGTCACCTTCACCGACTACGCGGCGGTCCGTACGCCGCTGGTCAGGAAGACCACCGACCACCCGGTCATCGTCGCCACCGCCAACGCACCGTCGATGGCGGTGCAGCAGAGCAGCATCCAGCGCGTCGTCGTCGTGACGGCCGAGGGCCTGCGCGCCTCCACCGGCAGCCAGCTCGCCACGAAGGGCGAGATGCCCCAGCTGGCCGCGATGCGCGACTCCGGCAGCCACACCTTCAACGCCCGCACCGCGGTCGAGTCGGCCGCTCCCCTGCCCAACCTGGTCTCGATGCTGTCGGGGCGCCCGGTGGCGAAGTCCAGCGCCGGCCACGGCGTCACGAGGAACAAGCTGAGCGGCACCGTGCACCGCGCGGCCGGCACCTACGTGCCCACGGTCTTCGACCGGGTCCACGACAGCGGCCGCCGTACGGCCGTCTTCGCGAGCTCGAGCGTGGTGGCGCCGATCCGCACTTCGTACGACGCCAAGAACGGTGCGCTCGACCCCTACGGCAAGAACAACGGTCGTCGCAAGATCGACGGCTGGACGATCGCCGGGTCTGACCACAAGGCGGCCAAGGCCTTCCGCGACGCCAGCAAGCCCGCGGCGTACACCCACATCCACCTCAGCGGGCCGCGCGCCGCCGGGGAGAAGTACGGCTTCGGCTCCGCCCGGTACCGCAGGGCGCTCAAGCAGCTCGACCGCAACCTCGCGCTGGTGCGACGCACGGTCAACACCCACCCCGCCTACCGCGGCCGCACCATGCTCGTGGTGACCGCCACCGGCGGCGGCGACAAGCGCTCGGGCACCGACCGCCTGGCCCCGCACACCTACAAGGTGCCGCTCTTCGTGACCGGCCCCGGCATCCCCGCCGGCCAGTCGCTCTACACGATGAACCCCGAGTGGCTCTGGCCCGCGGGCGACCGGGTGGGCTACACGCGCCGCCCGATCACCACCGGCGTGGTGGCCAACCTGTCGCTGGCCGCCCTGCGGCTGCCCGCGCTCAGCGGCTCGACGCTCAACCGGGCCCAGAACTTCAACGTGCTCCAGCTGCCGACGACCGCCCCCGGCACGACCCCGACCCCCGCCCCGGCCAAGGGTCGCTGA
- a CDS encoding glycosyltransferase family 2 protein — translation MIVTVSTVKDHLSNVQRFVEGNLDGGVDHMVVFLARAPKVKAWLDTRPEVTAVVTDDTWWRGQRPALLNRRQNANANLVRHVLADLGWAEWLFHVDADEVLQLDRDELAGVPAREPAVSVPPLEVVSIAEPDGPPVLFKRLLDDGELHLVTALGLLAEPTNSRYFRSHIAGKVGIRPGADVWLGIHKATDPGGRRLPLVQRPGVEMLHYEAFSARTSCASGWRWSAPAPASTSARTGWPWPPPCAPWSAWSSTRRPGRATWRGSTTLHMADPVDDLAALGLLESRPPLSHGHRPQVLDESRRSALAAAVEGLRTQDKKRFVPPKDPAKGETAPSAAGAGLTEKVRRRMRRQG, via the coding sequence GTGATCGTGACCGTCAGCACCGTCAAGGACCACCTGTCGAACGTGCAGCGGTTCGTCGAGGGCAACCTCGACGGCGGCGTCGACCACATGGTGGTCTTCCTGGCCCGGGCCCCCAAGGTGAAGGCGTGGCTGGACACCCGCCCGGAGGTCACCGCGGTCGTCACCGACGACACCTGGTGGCGCGGCCAGCGCCCCGCGCTGCTCAACCGCCGGCAGAACGCCAACGCCAACCTCGTGCGCCACGTCCTGGCCGACCTCGGCTGGGCGGAGTGGCTCTTCCACGTCGACGCCGACGAGGTGCTCCAGCTCGACCGCGACGAGCTGGCCGGTGTGCCGGCGCGCGAGCCCGCGGTCAGCGTGCCGCCGCTCGAAGTGGTCAGCATCGCCGAGCCCGACGGCCCGCCGGTGCTCTTCAAGCGCCTGCTCGACGACGGCGAGCTCCACTTGGTCACCGCGCTGGGCCTGCTGGCGGAGCCGACCAACTCGCGCTACTTCCGCAGCCACATCGCCGGCAAGGTCGGCATCCGCCCCGGCGCCGACGTCTGGCTCGGCATCCACAAGGCCACCGACCCGGGCGGGCGGCGCCTCCCCCTGGTGCAGCGTCCCGGGGTCGAGATGCTCCACTACGAGGCGTTCTCCGCGAGGACTTCGTGCGCAAGTGGGTGGCGATGGTCGGCTCCGGCCCCAGCGTCAACTTCGGCACGCACCGGATGGCCCTGGCCACCGCCCTGCGCACCCTGGTCGGCATGGAGCTCGACGAGGAGACCAGGGCGCGCTACCTGGCGCGGTTCTACGACCCTCCACATGGCCGACCCGGTCGACGACCTGGCCGCGCTCGGGCTGCTGGAGAGCCGCCCGCCGCTGAGCCACGGCCACCGTCCGCAGGTCCTCGACGAGTCGCGCCGCAGCGCGCTGGCCGCGGCGGTGGAGGGGCTGCGTACGCAGGACAAGAAGCGCTTCGTGCCGCCGAAGGACCCGGCCAAGGGCGAGACCGCACCCAGCGCCGCAGGCGCCGGCCTGACCGAGAAGGTCCGCCGCCGCATGCGTCGTCAGGGCTGA
- a CDS encoding DUF1003 domain-containing protein gives MSETRDRLDQPREVRRSLRRHRGDDDRFGVFAERFARFMGTARFLAYMTAFVAIWIAWNFLAPVDLRFDRYPFMYLTLILSLQASYAAPLILLAQNRQEQRDKVIAEQDRQANARAHADMEFLAREVASLRMTAGEMASRDFIRSELRGLRDDLEELTRPEPEPEPSREARAES, from the coding sequence GTGAGCGAGACCCGCGACCGCCTCGACCAGCCCCGCGAGGTCCGTCGGTCGCTGCGGCGCCACCGCGGCGACGACGACCGCTTCGGCGTCTTCGCCGAGCGCTTCGCACGGTTCATGGGCACGGCACGCTTCCTGGCGTACATGACCGCCTTCGTGGCGATCTGGATCGCGTGGAACTTCCTCGCCCCCGTCGACCTGCGCTTCGACCGCTACCCGTTCATGTACCTCACGCTCATCCTGAGCCTGCAGGCGTCGTACGCGGCGCCGCTGATCCTGCTCGCGCAGAACCGGCAGGAGCAGCGCGACAAGGTGATCGCCGAGCAGGACCGGCAGGCCAACGCGCGCGCCCACGCCGACATGGAGTTCCTGGCCCGCGAGGTGGCCTCGTTGCGCATGACGGCCGGCGAGATGGCGAGCCGTGACTTCATCCGGTCGGAGCTGCGCGGCCTGCGCGACGACCTCGAGGAGCTCACCCGGCCGGAGCCCGAGCCCGAGCCGTCCCGCGAGGCGCGGGCGGAATCGTGA